The proteins below come from a single Streptomyces sp. M92 genomic window:
- a CDS encoding FABP family protein produces MIEIPSDLHKDLVPLAFLLGNWAGAGVHDFPGAEKCNFGQEVSFTHDGRDFLEYQSHTWVLDNDGNKVRPLESEHGFWRIDANRKVEVTMTRDDGVIEIWYGEMAEQKPQIDLVTDAVARTAASQPYTGGKRLYGYVKSDLMWVGEKQTPEVELRPYMSAHLKKVVTPEDVERWAKALPDDMPDDGIAFFK; encoded by the coding sequence ATGATCGAGATCCCGTCCGACCTCCACAAGGACCTCGTCCCCCTCGCCTTCCTCCTCGGGAACTGGGCGGGCGCGGGCGTGCACGACTTTCCCGGCGCCGAGAAGTGCAACTTCGGCCAGGAGGTCTCCTTCACCCACGACGGGCGGGACTTCCTGGAGTACCAGTCGCACACCTGGGTGCTGGACAACGACGGCAACAAGGTCCGCCCGCTGGAGTCCGAGCACGGCTTCTGGCGCATCGACGCCAACCGCAAGGTCGAGGTGACGATGACCCGCGACGACGGCGTCATCGAGATCTGGTACGGCGAGATGGCCGAGCAGAAGCCCCAGATCGACCTGGTGACGGACGCGGTGGCCCGCACGGCGGCCTCTCAGCCGTACACCGGCGGCAAGCGGCTCTACGGCTACGTCAAGAGCGACCTGATGTGGGTCGGCGAGAAGCAGACCCCCGAGGTCGAGCTGCGCCCCTACATGTCCGCGCACCTGAAGAAGGTCGTCACCCCGGAGGACGTCGAGCGCTGGGCCAAGGCCCTCCCGGACGACATGCCGGACGACGGGATCGCTTTCTTCAAGTAG